A part of Alkalispirochaeta americana genomic DNA contains:
- the radA gene encoding DNA repair protein RadA has protein sequence MAKRKSLQVCSSCGHQESKWLGQCPACGEWNTLEERLPEPERPGHFLQDLATPQQSALLSQVAAPASARLSTGIGELDRALGGGLMEGSTVLIGGEPGIGKSTLLLQAAASVQAGPVLYVSGEESPAQIRQRADRLGISQAPLHLLCSAHMGTIQEELKRLDPRLVIVDSVQTMIVPEAGAVPGTINQIKTVTHELAEWSRLRGAQVILVAHVTKEGQIAGPKVVEHLVDAVLLFEQSGSDLRFLRATKNRFGAIEEVGIFTMEQTGLVELTDPGRIFLGTDRTSPPPGVVAAPCYEGSRVLVVEIQALTVPAKGAVSRTFSDRIDNRRVSRVAAVLEKHLGVTFSDQDIYINVAGGIRIQDVAIDLPLAVALFSARQGKELPSGVLATGELSLAGEVRPVSHRAQRIKAAEEMGFSRLIGPPGAAGSTTSQIHWMEAPRIAQAIRQAFTANP, from the coding sequence GTGGCAAAACGAAAGTCCCTCCAGGTCTGCAGTTCCTGCGGCCATCAGGAATCGAAGTGGCTGGGCCAATGCCCCGCCTGCGGCGAGTGGAACACCCTGGAGGAACGCCTCCCCGAGCCGGAACGGCCGGGACACTTCCTGCAGGACCTCGCCACGCCCCAGCAAAGTGCGCTCCTTTCCCAGGTGGCGGCCCCTGCCAGCGCCCGCCTCTCCACGGGGATCGGGGAGCTTGATCGGGCCCTGGGAGGCGGCCTCATGGAGGGGTCCACGGTTCTGATCGGGGGCGAGCCGGGGATCGGAAAGTCCACGCTCCTTCTCCAGGCGGCAGCATCGGTCCAGGCAGGACCTGTCCTTTACGTGAGCGGCGAGGAGAGTCCTGCCCAGATTCGCCAGCGGGCAGACCGCCTGGGAATCTCCCAGGCCCCACTTCATCTGCTTTGCAGCGCCCATATGGGAACAATCCAGGAGGAGCTGAAACGGCTCGACCCCAGGCTGGTTATCGTTGACAGCGTCCAGACCATGATCGTCCCCGAGGCGGGGGCCGTTCCCGGAACGATCAACCAGATAAAAACCGTAACTCATGAGCTTGCCGAGTGGAGCCGCCTTCGGGGTGCCCAGGTGATCCTTGTTGCCCACGTAACCAAGGAGGGGCAAATTGCCGGACCCAAGGTAGTTGAACATCTGGTAGATGCCGTTCTCCTCTTTGAACAGTCCGGCAGCGACCTGCGCTTTCTCCGGGCCACCAAAAACCGTTTCGGTGCAATCGAGGAAGTAGGAATCTTTACCATGGAGCAAACGGGGCTGGTAGAGCTGACAGATCCCGGCCGGATTTTCCTGGGCACAGACCGTACCAGCCCGCCCCCAGGGGTTGTAGCTGCCCCCTGCTACGAGGGATCCCGCGTTCTGGTGGTAGAAATCCAGGCCCTCACCGTCCCCGCCAAGGGAGCGGTATCCCGCACCTTTTCGGACCGGATCGATAACCGTCGGGTATCCCGGGTCGCGGCAGTGCTGGAGAAACATCTGGGGGTAACCTTCTCGGATCAGGATATCTACATTAACGTGGCTGGAGGGATCAGGATTCAGGATGTAGCGATCGATCTGCCACTGGCTGTGGCACTCTTCTCGGCCCGCCAGGGCAAGGAACTCCCCTCGGGAGTCCTGGCCACGGGAGAACTCTCGCTGGCAGGAGAGGTGCGGCCCGTTTCACACCGGGCTCAACGCATCAAAGCGGCCGAGGAGATGGGCTTTTCGCGTCTTATCGGACCACCTGGCGCAGCGGGATCGACGACAAGCCAGATCCACTGGATGGAGGCACCCCGGATCGCCCAGGCAATCCGCCAGGCCTTTACGGCGAACCCCTGA
- a CDS encoding phosphoglycerate dehydrogenase has protein sequence MARIQTFNKIAAEGIALLEARGHQVGPDVHDPDGILVRSAKLQDITFGPSLRGIARAGAGVNNVPVSRCTEEGVVVFNTPGSNANSVKELVVAGLMLSSRKIIEGCQWVQTLDPAKVDVGKEVEAGKSAFGGPEIAGKRLGVIGLGAIGVMVANAGISLGMEVAGYDPYLSVNSAWGLSRSVLRATSLEALLADCDYISIHVPLNDETRGVINADRLNKTKKGARFLNFSRDALVDDQAMVKALKDGTISTYVTDFPTAALLGNPGVIAIPHLGASTPEAETNSAIMAAQQLADFLEQGNIKHSVNFPECIMDGNGGDRIILANKNVPNMVSRITTILAEAELNISDMLNRHRDDLAYNIIDVDQTISAATVEKLQAIDGVVMARVVPGGAG, from the coding sequence ATGGCACGTATTCAAACCTTCAACAAAATCGCCGCCGAGGGCATCGCCCTTCTGGAAGCTCGGGGTCACCAGGTTGGTCCCGATGTACACGATCCCGATGGTATTCTGGTGCGGAGCGCCAAGCTCCAGGACATCACCTTCGGGCCTTCCCTGCGCGGTATCGCCCGCGCCGGTGCAGGTGTCAACAACGTTCCAGTATCCCGCTGTACCGAAGAGGGTGTGGTGGTCTTTAACACCCCCGGATCCAACGCTAACAGTGTGAAAGAGCTGGTGGTAGCGGGGCTCATGCTCTCGTCGCGCAAGATTATTGAAGGGTGCCAGTGGGTGCAAACCCTGGACCCGGCCAAAGTGGACGTGGGCAAAGAGGTCGAGGCGGGAAAGAGCGCCTTCGGAGGCCCCGAGATCGCAGGAAAACGACTCGGTGTGATCGGCCTGGGAGCGATCGGTGTTATGGTAGCCAACGCAGGAATCTCCCTGGGCATGGAGGTGGCAGGATACGATCCCTACCTTTCGGTGAACTCGGCCTGGGGACTCTCCCGTTCGGTTCTGCGTGCTACCAGTCTGGAGGCTCTTCTGGCCGACTGCGACTATATCTCCATCCACGTTCCCCTGAACGACGAAACCCGGGGAGTCATCAACGCCGACCGTCTGAACAAAACAAAAAAGGGCGCCCGGTTTTTGAACTTCTCCCGCGATGCCCTGGTGGACGACCAGGCCATGGTGAAGGCCTTGAAGGACGGCACAATATCAACCTACGTGACTGACTTTCCCACGGCCGCGCTCCTGGGGAACCCCGGCGTAATCGCCATCCCTCATCTGGGAGCATCTACACCCGAGGCCGAGACCAACTCCGCCATCATGGCGGCCCAGCAACTGGCTGATTTCCTGGAACAGGGAAACATCAAGCACTCCGTAAACTTCCCCGAATGCATAATGGACGGCAACGGCGGAGACCGGATTATCCTGGCCAACAAAAACGTTCCCAACATGGTAAGCCGCATCACCACTATCCTGGCCGAAGCAGAGCTGAACATCTCGGACATGCTCAACCGTCACCGCGATGATCTGGCCTACAACATCATCGACGTGGACCAGACGATCTCGGCGGCCACAGTGGAAAAACTTCAGGCCATCGATGGCGTTGTCATGGCACGGGTGGTACCGGGAGGAGCCGGGTGA
- a CDS encoding methyltransferase domain-containing protein, whose product MKHALKWYPAQRSQEQELMDDTLSDPTLLGRTLNQFSLINLLFSRMRGLVRQFILDDIIASGPHREGTPISVLDVGAGACDIPLWLLAEARKKGLHLEITCLDHDPRVADYARRRTAREPAITIQEGSALEISQPFDYIMANHLLHHLTETDIALFLDRSYQACRRRLLLNDLLRSYWSLAGFSLFGALFLHRSFARADGTLSIRRGFRPDELKQLLDHSPWRSASTGQGTPHPLTLLGRRIPGRVFLVADRRSCGGPSPIPRTTIPRTTTVPGQRQDPCADERGDSPQPRVPR is encoded by the coding sequence GTGAAACACGCCCTGAAGTGGTATCCGGCCCAAAGAAGCCAGGAACAGGAGCTCATGGACGATACCTTGAGCGATCCGACGCTCCTCGGCCGAACCCTGAACCAGTTTTCCCTGATAAACCTTCTCTTCTCCCGCATGAGAGGCCTGGTGCGACAATTCATTCTGGACGACATCATTGCCAGTGGACCGCACAGAGAGGGAACTCCGATCTCGGTTCTTGATGTGGGAGCCGGGGCCTGCGATATCCCCCTGTGGCTTCTGGCAGAGGCCCGAAAGAAGGGCCTCCATCTGGAGATCACCTGCCTCGACCACGACCCCCGGGTGGCAGACTACGCACGGCGGAGGACCGCCCGGGAGCCAGCGATCACCATCCAGGAGGGGTCAGCCCTGGAGATCAGCCAGCCCTTTGATTACATCATGGCAAACCATCTGCTCCACCATCTGACGGAGACCGACATTGCCCTGTTTCTGGATCGCTCCTACCAGGCTTGTCGCAGGCGGTTGCTCCTGAACGATCTCCTGCGGTCCTACTGGTCCCTGGCGGGGTTTTCTCTCTTTGGAGCGCTCTTTCTGCACCGGAGCTTTGCCCGTGCCGACGGAACTCTCTCCATACGGAGGGGCTTCCGTCCCGACGAGTTGAAGCAGCTACTGGACCACAGCCCCTGGAGATCAGCCAGCACCGGCCAGGGGACCCCTCACCCCCTCACCCTGCTGGGAAGGCGTATCCCCGGCAGGGTTTTCCTGGTAGCCGACAGGCGCTCCTGCGGGGGACCATCCCCTATTCCCAGGACGACTATTCCCAGGACGACAACCGTTCCCGGGCAACGGCAAGATCCATGCGCTGACGAACGCGGGGACTCTCCACAGCCGAGAGTTCCCCGATAA
- a CDS encoding TraB/GumN family protein — translation MKTDPMQKKEPIHVNDSANGATEIPSSEISSSEVPASTPAFDPSRYGIVVLRESDHEDAREYWLLGTAHISRDSVVAVEETIRQVGIDHVVVEIDHQRYQSVTQKRDWSQLDIFQILRTGQAFLLLSNLVLASFQRRMGAGTGVTPGEEMIAAVKASSAEGIGSTFGDRPVTATLRRAWAKTGFWGRNKLLASMIAAAFSREKVSEEDLAKLREQNELESMLQELSDYLPQVKEVLIDERDRYLARSIYDAPGRRVLAVVGAGHVPGIARTLEQLRAGTVQVNKAELEEIPPPGAFRRALPYAVPAVVGSLILWGFFRGGLEGGLQSLGRWILVNGTLSAVGAAAALAHPLTILLAFAAAPITSMNPTVGVGLVTGLVEAFLRKPRVADFERLNDDIVSVRGFYRNRLTRILLVFLLSSVGSSIGTFIALPLLFG, via the coding sequence ATGAAAACAGATCCGATGCAAAAAAAGGAACCTATCCACGTGAACGATTCTGCCAACGGTGCAACCGAGATACCCTCCAGTGAGATATCCTCCAGCGAGGTGCCTGCTTCAACTCCTGCTTTCGACCCCTCCCGCTACGGGATTGTTGTTCTTCGGGAGAGCGACCATGAGGATGCCCGGGAGTATTGGCTTCTGGGTACGGCTCATATCTCCCGGGACAGCGTGGTGGCCGTGGAAGAGACGATCCGCCAGGTCGGGATCGATCACGTGGTGGTGGAAATCGACCACCAGCGCTACCAGTCGGTCACACAAAAACGGGACTGGTCCCAGCTGGATATCTTCCAGATTCTTCGCACAGGCCAGGCTTTTCTGCTTTTGAGCAATCTGGTTCTTGCCTCCTTTCAGCGGCGCATGGGCGCCGGTACGGGGGTTACCCCCGGAGAGGAAATGATCGCCGCCGTGAAGGCTTCCTCGGCCGAAGGAATTGGCAGCACCTTCGGTGACCGCCCTGTCACGGCCACACTCCGCCGGGCCTGGGCAAAAACAGGGTTTTGGGGCAGAAACAAACTTCTGGCCAGCATGATCGCCGCTGCCTTTTCCCGGGAAAAGGTAAGCGAGGAGGACCTGGCCAAGCTGCGGGAGCAAAACGAGCTGGAAAGCATGCTCCAGGAGCTTTCCGATTACCTGCCCCAGGTAAAGGAAGTCCTGATCGATGAGCGGGACCGCTATCTGGCCCGGAGCATCTATGATGCGCCGGGGCGTCGCGTTCTTGCCGTGGTGGGGGCCGGTCATGTTCCGGGAATTGCCCGGACTCTGGAGCAACTTCGGGCCGGAACAGTTCAGGTGAACAAGGCCGAGCTTGAGGAGATCCCCCCGCCGGGGGCCTTCCGCCGGGCACTTCCCTACGCGGTGCCCGCCGTGGTGGGGTCGCTGATCCTGTGGGGTTTTTTTCGGGGCGGTCTTGAGGGGGGGCTGCAATCCCTGGGCCGCTGGATTCTGGTAAACGGCACCCTCTCTGCCGTGGGCGCGGCGGCAGCCCTGGCGCATCCGCTGACAATTCTTCTGGCCTTCGCGGCAGCACCGATCACCTCCATGAATCCCACCGTGGGGGTGGGCCTTGTCACGGGGCTGGTGGAGGCCTTCCTTCGGAAACCCCGGGTAGCCGATTTTGAGCGTCTCAACGACGATATCGTCTCTGTACGGGGCTTCTACCGGAACAGGCTCACCCGCATTCTTCTGGTCTTCCTGCTCTCCAGCGTGGGAAGCTCCATTGGGACCTTTATCGCCCTTCCCCTGCTTTTTGGTTGA
- a CDS encoding DHH family phosphoesterase, which translates to MEDVKAGGLKALLQVLDRDRPVVVQAHDFPDHDAVATAFALAELLERHRFTVRLCYGGTLQSQSLHDAIRELEISIVSIGESEIPEDSQIIVVDGFAGNSNMAGVPGTLTAVIDHHPPPWPPEVLHADIRSGYGACSTILFEYYRDVAVPMSNRVATALLLGIMMDTAFMTRGVSEMDLDAFNVLFRQGDWRLAARLLKNSLSLSDLAAFRQAIDGCIVARDFAFIALPGNYSPEVMALVADFFLGLREIHFVVVVSGDRDVHRLSVRSENHQLPCDVVIHLALDGIGSGGGHMHMGGGAIPLDLYPGDEGLRKRFIAAIEGDSAEEESPSGDDSPSKEASPEDISRKETSRKKTP; encoded by the coding sequence ATGGAGGATGTGAAGGCCGGGGGACTGAAGGCGCTTCTGCAGGTCCTGGACCGGGATCGCCCTGTGGTGGTCCAGGCCCATGATTTCCCCGATCATGACGCTGTTGCCACGGCCTTCGCCCTGGCCGAGCTTCTGGAGCGGCACCGCTTTACGGTGCGCCTCTGTTACGGGGGGACGCTTCAAAGCCAGTCCCTGCACGATGCGATCAGGGAGCTGGAGATATCCATCGTATCAATCGGCGAATCGGAGATTCCCGAGGATTCCCAGATCATTGTGGTGGACGGTTTCGCGGGAAACTCCAATATGGCGGGAGTTCCCGGCACACTCACGGCGGTGATAGATCACCATCCGCCACCCTGGCCTCCTGAAGTGCTCCACGCCGATATCCGAAGCGGTTATGGGGCCTGTTCCACCATCCTCTTTGAGTATTACCGTGATGTCGCGGTACCCATGAGCAACAGGGTGGCCACGGCGCTGCTTCTGGGGATCATGATGGATACAGCCTTCATGACCCGGGGCGTTTCCGAGATGGACCTGGACGCTTTTAATGTACTTTTTCGTCAGGGTGACTGGCGGCTGGCGGCGAGACTCCTGAAGAACTCCCTCTCCCTGAGCGATCTCGCGGCGTTCCGGCAGGCCATAGACGGGTGCATTGTGGCCCGGGATTTTGCGTTCATTGCGTTGCCTGGTAATTATTCTCCCGAGGTGATGGCCCTGGTGGCCGATTTTTTCCTGGGCCTTCGGGAAATTCATTTTGTGGTTGTGGTAAGCGGTGATCGCGATGTTCACCGCCTCTCGGTGCGGAGCGAGAACCATCAACTCCCCTGCGATGTGGTGATTCACCTGGCCCTTGATGGGATCGGCTCCGGTGGTGGTCATATGCATATGGGCGGCGGGGCGATCCCCCTGGATCTCTACCCTGGCGATGAGGGGCTGCGGAAGCGCTTCATTGCGGCAATCGAGGGGGATTCCGCTGAAGAAGAGAGCCCCTCCGGGGACGATTCTCCCTCGAAAGAGGCCTCCCCCGAGGATATCTCCCGGAAAGAGACGTCCCGGAAAAAAACTCCATGA
- a CDS encoding class II aldolase/adducin family protein codes for MNNHDIEEIVQLSREIGQSPRGAGSTRGIVSIKDEKTLALSEPGHVLTDLGPEHFRRLDRAHLDSIAPPRNPPILEDLIAETETLMHALFPRRIVFHTHPTELNGLTCSREGAAAARELFGDRALWIPTVNPGYILARTIYDLVEQWRADHDGAYPSLLIMQNHGLVVTGDTADDIRNAHREVTEALERAITIRPDTREGETDPFFLEDLRDYAAHAVAEYRAAHGDSLNPPETITFTSPELISRATSPETFAPLTGALTPDHIVYSGHRPCYISPVSREALRAEVHSEILEFCYAQDATPRIVVAGDLGAVALGDTEKKARLAMELFLDALKVTRLAENFGGVQAMPDDQVEFIRTWEVEQFREAVSTAGN; via the coding sequence ATGAATAACCATGACATTGAGGAGATTGTACAGCTTTCGCGGGAAATCGGACAGAGCCCCCGTGGAGCAGGCAGCACACGAGGAATTGTCTCAATCAAAGACGAAAAAACACTGGCTCTGAGCGAACCGGGTCACGTTCTGACTGATCTTGGTCCGGAGCACTTTCGCCGACTTGATCGCGCCCACCTTGATTCGATTGCACCTCCCCGGAATCCCCCCATACTCGAAGACCTCATAGCAGAAACGGAAACTCTGATGCACGCGCTGTTTCCCCGGCGAATCGTTTTTCATACCCACCCCACGGAACTGAACGGCCTCACCTGCTCCAGAGAGGGGGCCGCAGCAGCCCGGGAACTCTTCGGGGATCGGGCGCTGTGGATACCCACGGTAAACCCGGGATACATTCTGGCCCGCACAATCTACGACCTGGTTGAGCAGTGGCGTGCCGATCATGACGGAGCGTACCCTTCCCTGCTGATCATGCAGAATCATGGCCTGGTGGTAACAGGGGATACGGCAGATGATATCAGGAACGCGCACCGGGAGGTAACAGAGGCCCTGGAGAGGGCGATCACGATTCGCCCCGATACCAGGGAGGGTGAAACGGACCCTTTCTTTCTGGAAGACCTTCGAGACTACGCCGCCCATGCAGTAGCAGAGTATCGGGCCGCCCACGGAGATTCGCTGAATCCGCCTGAGACCATAACCTTCACTTCACCGGAGCTGATCTCCCGGGCAACCAGCCCCGAGACCTTTGCCCCACTGACGGGGGCCCTCACCCCGGATCACATCGTCTACAGCGGCCACCGGCCCTGCTACATCTCCCCCGTCTCCCGGGAGGCCCTGCGGGCGGAGGTTCACAGCGAAATTCTGGAGTTTTGCTATGCCCAGGACGCCACCCCCAGGATCGTCGTTGCGGGTGATCTGGGAGCAGTCGCCCTGGGGGACACCGAGAAAAAGGCCCGCCTTGCCATGGAACTCTTCCTGGACGCCCTGAAGGTGACTCGTCTTGCCGAAAACTTCGGCGGTGTCCAGGCGATGCCCGACGATCAGGTGGAGTTCATTCGCACCTGGGAAGTGGAGCAGTTCCGCGAAGCCGTGAGCACTGCCGGGAACTGA
- a CDS encoding type III polyketide synthase, whose product MKEKKARGGNAPFPAFPSPPGASVWLQGIATAVPAHTYSQNEAREFMRRVPHFTPKEQRFLDRLYQGTGIEHRHSVLADFGKKSEEYSFFSRDPSLLPEPSPARRNDLFIVEAEKLTVQAVSQLFQELSWLEPSSVTHLITVTCTGFSAPGFDYQVVQALNLPPNILRHNIAFMGCYAAFPALRMAHTICSAHPKARVLIVDVELCSLHVQFKPDPDTLVANALFADGAAAALVSGDLSGDASPLFRMDSFASRILPDSTGAMSWRLGEKAFDMTLSAYVPKLIRENLNSLLEESLAESGLSLRDIALWAIHPGGKAILDKAREALGLDDTDLEDSWEILRNYGNMSSATIFFVLRRMAERARTGPVFAAAFGPGLTIETACLEKVAP is encoded by the coding sequence ATGAAAGAAAAAAAAGCCCGGGGCGGTAACGCTCCCTTCCCGGCCTTCCCCTCCCCCCCGGGGGCTTCGGTCTGGCTTCAGGGTATCGCCACAGCGGTACCTGCTCACACCTATTCACAGAACGAGGCCCGGGAGTTCATGCGAAGAGTTCCCCATTTCACCCCAAAGGAACAACGTTTCCTGGACCGTTTGTACCAGGGAACGGGGATCGAACATCGCCATTCTGTCCTGGCCGATTTTGGCAAGAAGAGCGAGGAATACTCCTTTTTTTCCCGTGATCCATCGTTGCTCCCCGAACCCTCGCCGGCCCGGAGAAACGATCTTTTCATCGTGGAAGCGGAAAAGCTGACGGTCCAGGCGGTGTCACAGCTCTTTCAGGAACTGTCCTGGCTTGAGCCTTCCTCGGTTACCCACTTGATCACCGTGACGTGCACCGGTTTTTCTGCTCCCGGCTTTGATTACCAGGTCGTGCAAGCCCTGAATCTCCCCCCGAATATCCTGCGCCATAACATCGCCTTTATGGGGTGTTACGCTGCCTTTCCTGCGCTCCGAATGGCCCACACCATCTGTTCTGCCCATCCCAAAGCCCGGGTGCTGATCGTGGATGTGGAGCTCTGCTCACTTCATGTTCAGTTCAAACCGGATCCCGACACCCTGGTGGCAAATGCACTATTTGCCGACGGTGCGGCAGCAGCCCTGGTCTCGGGAGATCTTTCCGGGGACGCTTCCCCGCTGTTCCGGATGGATTCCTTTGCTTCGAGGATTCTCCCCGACAGCACCGGGGCCATGTCCTGGCGCCTGGGGGAGAAGGCCTTCGACATGACTCTCTCGGCCTACGTTCCAAAGCTGATACGGGAGAACCTGAACAGCCTTCTCGAGGAGTCTCTGGCAGAAAGCGGTCTCTCGCTCCGGGATATCGCCCTGTGGGCGATCCATCCCGGGGGAAAAGCGATCCTCGATAAAGCCCGGGAAGCCCTGGGGCTGGATGACACGGATCTTGAAGACTCCTGGGAGATTCTGCGAAACTACGGCAACATGAGCTCCGCCACAATTTTCTTTGTCCTGCGCCGCATGGCAGAACGCGCCCGCACCGGGCCTGTCTTTGCCGCAGCCTTTGGCCCCGGGCTTACCATCGAGACAGCCTGCCTGGAAAAGGTTGCCCCGTGA
- a CDS encoding valine--pyruvate transaminase has product MRFSDFGAIFGGPTGIMDLMDDMGKALAGGVPMLMLGGGNPAHISPVNDLWRRQLTEILAEEGKMERMLANYDTPQGQPSFIRALTELLNREFGWSLGPENVAITNGSQTAFYLLFNMLTGAYGRSDDSRPGRILFPLMPEYIGYADQTMSPDNFIACRPLIERLGDHLHKYHVDFTALEERLAASASGGERICAICVSRPTNPSGNVLTDQEMTTLDELARRYQVPLIVDNAYGIPFPHIIFDDVIDGSAQPLWNENIVLGMSLSKIGLPGTRTGIMVARPEIVSALSRANAVLSLANTTVGQYLVEPLLRDGSLLEVARKTIMPFYRERAEHAHRVFAQVFPDNLPWSVHRTEGSLFVWLWMEGLPISSRELYERLKKRGVLVVPGEYFFFGDPDLAEWPHSRECLRINYGQDPAVVEEGLKIIADEVLRAYG; this is encoded by the coding sequence ATGCGTTTTTCTGATTTTGGCGCGATCTTTGGCGGCCCCACGGGAATTATGGACCTTATGGATGATATGGGGAAAGCCCTCGCCGGGGGTGTTCCCATGCTCATGCTGGGCGGAGGAAACCCCGCTCATATCTCCCCTGTGAACGATCTTTGGAGGCGTCAGCTAACGGAGATCCTGGCCGAAGAGGGAAAGATGGAGCGTATGCTGGCCAATTACGATACGCCCCAGGGACAACCCTCGTTTATCCGCGCCCTCACGGAGCTTCTGAACCGGGAGTTCGGGTGGTCCCTTGGTCCCGAGAACGTGGCCATCACCAACGGGAGTCAGACCGCCTTCTATCTTCTCTTCAATATGCTCACCGGGGCCTATGGCAGGAGCGATGATTCCCGGCCGGGGCGGATACTCTTCCCCCTGATGCCCGAATATATTGGCTACGCCGATCAGACCATGAGCCCCGATAACTTTATTGCCTGCCGCCCGCTGATTGAACGGCTGGGAGATCACCTCCACAAGTACCACGTGGATTTCACGGCCCTTGAGGAACGTCTTGCCGCATCGGCCTCCGGGGGGGAGCGAATCTGCGCCATCTGTGTTTCCCGGCCCACGAATCCTTCGGGAAACGTCCTGACCGATCAGGAGATGACCACTCTTGACGAGCTGGCCCGACGCTACCAGGTGCCCCTGATTGTGGATAACGCCTACGGTATTCCTTTCCCGCACATTATTTTTGACGATGTGATCGATGGTTCCGCCCAACCCCTGTGGAACGAAAATATCGTTCTGGGAATGAGCCTCTCCAAGATCGGGCTTCCGGGCACACGGACGGGTATTATGGTGGCCCGTCCCGAGATCGTCTCGGCCCTGAGCAGGGCCAACGCGGTCTTGAGCCTTGCCAACACAACGGTGGGACAGTATCTGGTGGAGCCGCTTCTCCGGGATGGAAGCCTCCTGGAGGTGGCCCGGAAGACAATCATGCCCTTTTACCGGGAGCGGGCCGAGCATGCTCACCGGGTTTTTGCCCAGGTCTTTCCCGATAATCTTCCCTGGTCGGTACATCGTACCGAAGGATCGCTCTTTGTCTGGCTCTGGATGGAGGGGCTTCCCATTTCATCGCGGGAGCTCTACGAAAGACTCAAGAAACGGGGTGTTCTGGTGGTTCCGGGAGAATACTTCTTTTTTGGAGACCCTGACCTGGCCGAGTGGCCCCACTCCCGAGAGTGTCTCCGGATCAATTACGGCCAGGATCCGGCCGTGGTGGAAGAGGGGCTCAAGATTATCGCCGACGAGGTCCTTCGCGCATACGGGTGA
- a CDS encoding FAD-dependent oxidoreductase yields the protein MPEKLPDHDRDNSSSGVIIAGAGPTGLLLGNLLGAAGRRVTILEAALRPGPVEESRAIGITPPSLEILEEAGLIEDFLGSGLPIHHAVVHGTRRFLGALSFSGVHPRFPFILSLPQQVTCSLLREGLRRYPQVEFQPGRRVQRITPASPGMTVSCSDGSSWRSRYILGADGLRSTVAEEAGISRRVHRYRQSFFMADFPDAGEFGTDAHLWFTPGGAVESFPLPGEKRRWIVQLPPEEAHFDQVSPDLEALVLARTGFVLDRTQRLWESPFHPARTEADRFWQGPIFLAGDAAHTMSPIGGQGMNTGFADAELLAAVVEHLFQDQRQDEKPATPGRYQRVRRRAGRSAANRAALGMGLGTLRGYITSLARNALVAFLLSPPFQRFTARHFAMRTIPRGRRSSALRPGPGRFVFSCLSPVTKVLSSGHERKKSPGR from the coding sequence TTGCCTGAAAAACTGCCTGATCATGACCGGGACAACTCCTCTTCCGGGGTGATCATCGCGGGCGCGGGACCCACGGGGCTGCTCCTGGGGAATCTTCTGGGAGCAGCAGGACGACGAGTGACGATCCTGGAAGCAGCACTCCGTCCCGGCCCGGTGGAGGAATCCCGTGCGATCGGGATTACCCCGCCCTCCCTGGAGATACTTGAGGAGGCCGGCCTCATTGAGGATTTTCTGGGATCAGGCCTCCCTATCCACCATGCTGTTGTTCACGGCACCCGCCGGTTCCTGGGAGCGCTTTCCTTCTCGGGTGTCCACCCACGCTTTCCTTTCATCCTGTCCCTGCCCCAACAGGTTACCTGCTCCCTGCTCAGGGAAGGGCTTCGACGGTATCCACAGGTTGAGTTTCAGCCGGGAAGACGGGTTCAAAGAATTACCCCGGCATCTCCGGGAATGACCGTTTCCTGCAGCGACGGATCTTCCTGGCGAAGCCGGTACATCCTGGGAGCTGACGGTCTGCGCAGCACCGTAGCAGAAGAGGCAGGAATCTCCAGACGGGTTCACCGTTATAGGCAATCCTTTTTTATGGCAGATTTCCCCGATGCGGGAGAGTTCGGCACCGATGCCCACCTCTGGTTTACACCCGGGGGAGCGGTTGAATCATTCCCGCTTCCCGGGGAAAAGCGCCGGTGGATCGTGCAGCTTCCCCCGGAGGAGGCTCATTTTGATCAAGTCAGCCCCGATCTGGAGGCTCTGGTTCTTGCAAGAACGGGTTTCGTTCTTGATCGGACGCAGCGTCTCTGGGAGAGCCCTTTTCATCCGGCCCGCACCGAGGCAGACCGTTTCTGGCAAGGCCCTATCTTTCTTGCCGGTGACGCCGCCCACACCATGAGTCCCATTGGCGGTCAGGGGATGAACACCGGCTTTGCCGATGCAGAGCTTCTGGCCGCTGTGGTGGAGCACCTCTTCCAGGACCAGCGGCAGGATGAGAAACCCGCTACGCCCGGCCGGTATCAGCGTGTTCGACGACGCGCCGGCCGATCGGCGGCCAATCGGGCGGCCCTGGGCATGGGCCTGGGAACACTGCGGGGGTATATCACCTCCCTGGCTAGGAATGCTCTTGTTGCCTTTCTGCTCTCTCCTCCCTTTCAGCGGTTCACGGCCCGGCACTTTGCCATGCGTACCATTCCCCGGGGTCGTCGGAGCAGCGCCCTCCGCCCCGGCCCGGGGCGCTTCGTTTTTTCTTGCCTTTCCCCGGTGACCAAGGTACTTTCATCGGGCCATGAAAGAAAAAAAAGCCCGGGGCGGTAA